The nucleotide window AAAGAAGCAATTGATTTGTTGTTGCTTATTTTTAAATCTAAAAAAACTCCAATAGAGGAGCGAAAGAGTAGACTTAATCAACTATTCTTGGATACAAATACACAATATTTATTTACTAAGCAGCAATTTGAAGATAAAACGTTAATTTTATAAGAGAAGGTGGGGATAAAGAGGTGGATAAAAAAAGCCTATTTTCAGAAAATATTGGAATAGTTGATTTTAATTTTGAAGATAATATTGAATCTAGTTCTACATCAAATCAAGACATTGCGGTAATTGGAATGTCAGGAAGATTTGGGAGAACTAGTTCAATTCAAGAATATTGGAATGACCTATTGAAAGGGAGAGATGGCATTAGACCTCTCCCTTTAGAAAGAAGAAAAGATATAATTGATTTTTTGAAATTTGGCAATGATGAAAAAATAAAAGAGCCAATTTCATTCTTAGAAAAAGCATACTTGGATAGAATAGATCAATTTGATAATAATTTATTTTCTTTGTCTCCAATGGAAGCGAGTACGATGGATCCAAACCAAAGAATTTTTCTAGAGACAGCTTGGGCAGCCATTGAAGATGCTGGATATGGTGGTGATAAACTGGTAGGTACAAATACAGGAGTTTATCTAGGTTTTTGTTCAATAGCATTAGAAAATTATTTATCTATGATTGAAAAAACAAACCATTCTTTAGTTGGTATATCCGCACCAGGAAATATAAGGTCTATTATTGCGAGTAGAATTAGTTATTTACTAGATTTAAGAGGACCAAGCATAGTAATTGATACAGCTTGTTCTTCATCTTTAACCGCACTACATATAGCGTGCCAAGCAATTCGTAATGGTGAATGCGATCAAGCGATTGTTGGTGGAGTTAAAATTAGCCTCATTCCTGCTCAAAGTCAGGAACTTTCAGATAGTGATATAGGCATTAATGCATCCAATGGTAGAACAAGAACTTTTGATGATAACTCAGATGGCACTGGAGCGGGGGAAGGTTCAGCTGCTGTGTTATTAAAGCCCTTAAGTCAAGCTTTAGAGGATAGAGATCAAATTTATGCAGTGATTAAGGGAAGTGCAATAAACCAAGATGGTAGTTCGGTTGGTATTACAGCACCAAATTCAACTGCACAAGAAGAAGTGATTGTTAAGGCGTGGGAAAATGCAAACATTGACCCGGAAACTATTTCATATATTGAAGCACATGGAACAGCTACAAAACTTGGAGATCCTGTTGAAATTGGAGGAATTGAAGGAGCTTTTCGAAGGTTTACCAATAAGAAACAATTTTGCGCTATAGGTTCTGTAAAAACAAATATTGGTCATTTAGACGCAGCAGCCGGAATAGCTGGATTGATAAAAGCGATACTAATTTTAAAGTCAGGGATAATTCCACCTAATTTACATTTTTCGGTACCTAATCGCAATATAAATTTTATAAATTCTCCAGTTTATATTAATGATTGTTTAAGAGAGATTGAGAAAAAAGATTTTCCAAGAAGATGTGGAGTTAGTTCGTTTGGTTTGAGTGGAACTAATTGTCATGTTGTTTTAGAGGAAGCACCTATAGTTAGAAAGGAAACGTACCCTACAGAAGATGAAGTACTTGCTTTATCATCCAAAAGTCTTAGTGGGTTAAAACAGTTAATTTATAATTATAGTCTTTTTTTAGAAGAAAAAAGAGATTTAGATTTAAAAGAAGTTTGTTATACAGCTAATACAGGCAGAGGTCATTATAATCATCGTTTAATTATTAACGTTAAAGATATGGAAGACTTACGTAATAAGATTAATCAGTTAGAAAATACAGATATACTTACTCAAGAAATACAAGGTGTTTTCTACGGGGAAAATAAAGTGATTAGTAAAAAAAGATTTCAAGGAAAAGCTGGAGAAATTACAGAATTTGAGAAACAAGATCTAAGTCGAGAAGCAGAGTTTATTATTAAACAGTGGAAAGAGTATTATGATAAAGAGTCACTTAATTATTTATGTCAATTATATATTCGTGGTGCAGATATTAATTGGAAATTAAAATATTCGGGGATTAAAGTAAATAAAATAAGTGTACCTAGCTATCCATTTGAAAAAAAACGTTGCTGGATTCAGAGGCAACAACAAAATTTGATGAGAGTAAACAACAAAAATGTTAAGCATCCTCTTCTCGATAAACTTGTAATAAGGTCAAAGGATACTGAAATATATACTACAAACTTTAGTACCAGTAGTCATTGGGAAATTAATGAACATAAGTTACATGACCATCATTTAATGCCTGGTACTGCTTTTATAGAGATGGCAAGAGAGGTTGGAAAGACTCATTACCAATCTCAGGATATTGAACTTAAAAATATTCTCTTTAGTAACCCTTTAATGATTGAGGAAGGTGAGTTAAAGGAAGTACATACGCATGTCAAAGTTAAAGATAATCACTTAGAGTTTTATATTTTTAGTTCAAAAGCAGATGGATATGAATATGAAACGCATGCTGAAGGAAGTATTTATCGAAATAACAAGTCCATAGAAGAAAAACATGATATTCAAGGAATTATAAGGAATTGTGATAAACATATAATTGTTAATTATGATGATTATACAGAGGGAAGGATTAGCGTTGGACCAAGGTGGAAAAATACGAGAAAGCTCCATATAGGCAATGATGAAATGCTCGTAGAATTGGATCTTGAAGTGGAATTTTCTACAGAGTTAGAGAAATATTACTTATATCCATCTTTATTGGATGGAGCAGTAAATGCTGCTAATGCATTAATGAATGACACATTATTCTTACCATTTCATTATGAAGGGATACGTATTGTTAAACCTATTCCCGCTAAATTTTATAGCTATATAAAAAGAAGAAAACAAATAGATAGCAGTGAAATTGCAAAGTTTGATATTAAGTTAATAAATGAAAATGGTGAAGTTTTTGGTGAAATAGAAAATTATTGTATAAAAAATGCTACAAATATTTATAAGAAGGTACGTAATAACTCAAATTTAAATAAACTATATCATAAAGTTGAATGGGTACCATCTTTAAATCAATTAAATCAATTAAAAGAATTAAAATCTTCTGGTGGTAAAATATTGGTATTTAAAGATAGTAATATTATGAGTGAAGAAATTATTCGTACATTGGACAGTGTAGGAATGAAAGTAATTGAAATCGAGCTCGGTAAGCATTACGAACAAATTAATGATCAGAAGTATAGAATATCTATTAATGAATTAGATTTTGAATATTTAAAGAAGGACTTGCATGAGGAAGAAATTACACACTGCTTATTTTTATGGAGTTTAGATAATCAAGAAATATATAATGAGAACCAGCTTCAAGAGCAAATAAATCGTGGAATAAATACTTTATTTTATCTAATAAAATTCATCGTGCAAATTAAAAATAAAGAGAGTATACAGCTGACTATCATAACTAATCATGCTTATAGTATTACAGGAGATGAAACCTCAATTCATCCGCATTATGCGAGTATTCATGGTTTATGTAAGGCAGTGCGCTATGAATATCCTCATATATGTATTAAAGGTGTAGATATTGATAGGCAGGTCTCAGTAGAGCAAATCGCTCAGGAATTAACAGGGAATCAACAAGAATTTCTAGTTGCATATAGGGATGGAGTTAGATATATTGAAGAAATTTCGACTCACCAATTGGAGAATTATTCAAACCAAGAGGTGATTATTAAGGAACGAGGAGTATATATTATAACTGGTGGAACAGGTGGTATAGGCTTAGAAATCGGGAAATATCTTTCAACTCAAAATAATGTAACTTTAATATTAATGAACCGCTCAAGTTTTCCTGTACGTGAAGAATGGCATGATATTTTAACGAGTTCAAAAGATATAAAATTAATTAATAAAATTAAGAAAATCCAGGAGATAGAAAGTCTTGGATCCAGTGTGAATCTAGTACAATGTGATGTTTCACGTAAAGAAGAGTTAGAAATAAATTTGCAAGGGATACGTGAAAAATATGGAAAAATTAACGGTATCATTCATAGTGCAGGAGTTGCTGGAGAAGGATTTATCCTTTTTAAAGATAAGCAGATTTTCGATGAAGTTTTTATGCCAAAAGTACATGGAACATGGTTGTTACATGATTTAACAAAACAAGAAGAGTTAGACTTTTTTATTATGTTTTCTTCATTAACGTCAATATTTGGTGCTCCAGGACAAAGTGATTATACAGCTGCTAATGCATATTTAGATTCCTTTGCAGATTACAGAAGAAGAAAGGGGAAACCTGCAACAACTATTAATTGGTGCGGATGGAATGAAACTGGAATGGCAGTAGAATATGGTGGCAATAATGTAAAAGGTCTGTTTAAAACTATTTCTTCTTTAGATGGAAGTAATAGCTTTGCGGATATTTTACAAAAAGATATATCGCGGATTTTAGTGGGAGAAATAGATATGGATGTTTTGAAGGAGTCATTATCATATGTACCAATTAAACTAAGTGATGAGCAAAAAGAAAATATGGAAAAAACAGATTTATTACAAATGACCAATCCCACTCCTGAAGAAATTAAAGATATTATCATCGTGGGGAAAGACCAAAAAGTACTAACGGAAACTGAAAAAAGAGTTAGCTACATATGGGCGAATGTTTTAGGGGTTAATGAATTAGATGTTTATGACAAGTTTTTTGAAATTGGAGGAGATTCCTTATTAGCTACCTATTTAATAAAAGAGTTGAATAAGAAATTCCCTAATGTAATTGATATTACGGATGTATTCTTATACCCTACAATATGTGAAATGGCGAGCTTTATTGATGATAAATTATACCAGAATAATAAAGTTGAAGTGAAGGAAGAAAACAAGGAAATAGCAATTGATGAGATTTTAGAAAAGCTTACATCAGGTGAAATTGAAGTAAATAAAGCGAGTGAACTACTTAATTCAGCATCCGAAAATAAGTAAATTGCTATTCTTAAATAGAGAGTATTTTCTGTTAATAAGTATGGAAAGTACTCGTTTAAAGATATGGAATTTTATATGGGGGGTTCAAAAATGGAACAAATAAAAAAATTTATTCTAGAACAAACTGCAAAAAATAATGTCACAGTACCAGAAGCAAGGAAATTATTATTAGAAATTCAACAGAACAGCGAGCAAGGTGAAAATGATATTGCTGTAATTGGGATATCTTGTAAATTTACTGATTGTGAAGACCAATATGAGTATTGGGATAAGCTTTTTAATGGGGAAAGTTGTTTTGTACCCTATACAGAAGAGAGAAGCAACTATTATAGAACAGTGTTTGATAATCCACATTATGCTGAATTTTTAGGTACTACTATTTTGTCAGGAGATGAAAATGAAGAAAAAGCACGTCATAAAGCTGGCTTTTTGAGTGACATTGATAAGTTTGATGCAGCATTTTTTAATATTCCACCAAGAGAAGCTAAATTTATGGATCCTTCTCAAAGATTATTTTTGCAAACTGCATGGAGTGCAATCGAAGATGCTGGATACGGTGGGAAGAAAATTGTTGGTACAAATACGGGAGTATTTGTTGGACGAGATGGTACTTCAAGTACATTTTATAAATTCATTACGGAAAGCGATCCTATGCATTTAACAGGAACCTGGGAGGGAATTTTAGCTAGTCGAATTAATTATATTTTTAATTTACGTGGTCCAAGTATGGTAATTGATACAGCTTGTTCCTCTGGATTAGTGTCCATCCATGCAGCTTGTCAATCCCTTAGAAACAAAGAATGTGATTATGCTATTGCAGGTGGAATTTCACTAGGAACTTCGGCGGTCGCTGAAGATGAGGATGGAAAAGGTGATGCTTTAACATCAGTTGCGTCCAATGATAATCTGGTCAGAACGTTTGATAGAAAGTCCACTGGAACAGTATTTGGTGAAGGAGTTACTGCTGTATTATTAAAACCACTTAATAAAGCAATAGCTGATAAAGATTCTATTTATGCTGTAATTAAAGGAAGTGCGATTAATAATGATGGAGCGTCTAATGGAATTACAGCTCCAAACCCTGCAGCTCAAGAGGATGTAATTGTTAAAGCATGGGAACAAGCAAGGATAAATCCAGAAACTATTTCATATATTGAAGCGCACGGTACAGGCACTTTATTGGGGGATCCTATTGAAATTAAAGGGTTAACAGGAGCATTTAGAAAATATACAGATAAAAAGCAATTCTGTGGCATTGGTTCAGTAAAAACAAATATGGGGCATTTGGTTGGAGCATCTGGTATAGCTGGAGCATTAAAGGTAATTTTAAGTTTAAAAGAAAAGAAACTTCCTGCTAGTTTGAACTTTGATGAGCCAAATCCACATATTAACTTCTGTGAGTCTCCTTTATATGTAATAGATAAATTAAGGGATTGGAAATCAAATGAAGCCCCTCGTAGAGCGGGTATAAGTAGCTTTGGTTTTAGTGGGACAAATTGTCATATAGTTTTAGAAGAGGCCCCTCAAATGGTGCAAGAAACTGAATCAAATGACAATAGAGATTATATCTTAACTTTGTCTGGTAAAAGTAAAAGTTCACTACAGGAGCTTAT belongs to Bacillus thuringiensis and includes:
- a CDS encoding SDR family NAD(P)-dependent oxidoreductase, with amino-acid sequence MDKKSLFSENIGIVDFNFEDNIESSSTSNQDIAVIGMSGRFGRTSSIQEYWNDLLKGRDGIRPLPLERRKDIIDFLKFGNDEKIKEPISFLEKAYLDRIDQFDNNLFSLSPMEASTMDPNQRIFLETAWAAIEDAGYGGDKLVGTNTGVYLGFCSIALENYLSMIEKTNHSLVGISAPGNIRSIIASRISYLLDLRGPSIVIDTACSSSLTALHIACQAIRNGECDQAIVGGVKISLIPAQSQELSDSDIGINASNGRTRTFDDNSDGTGAGEGSAAVLLKPLSQALEDRDQIYAVIKGSAINQDGSSVGITAPNSTAQEEVIVKAWENANIDPETISYIEAHGTATKLGDPVEIGGIEGAFRRFTNKKQFCAIGSVKTNIGHLDAAAGIAGLIKAILILKSGIIPPNLHFSVPNRNINFINSPVYINDCLREIEKKDFPRRCGVSSFGLSGTNCHVVLEEAPIVRKETYPTEDEVLALSSKSLSGLKQLIYNYSLFLEEKRDLDLKEVCYTANTGRGHYNHRLIINVKDMEDLRNKINQLENTDILTQEIQGVFYGENKVISKKRFQGKAGEITEFEKQDLSREAEFIIKQWKEYYDKESLNYLCQLYIRGADINWKLKYSGIKVNKISVPSYPFEKKRCWIQRQQQNLMRVNNKNVKHPLLDKLVIRSKDTEIYTTNFSTSSHWEINEHKLHDHHLMPGTAFIEMAREVGKTHYQSQDIELKNILFSNPLMIEEGELKEVHTHVKVKDNHLEFYIFSSKADGYEYETHAEGSIYRNNKSIEEKHDIQGIIRNCDKHIIVNYDDYTEGRISVGPRWKNTRKLHIGNDEMLVELDLEVEFSTELEKYYLYPSLLDGAVNAANALMNDTLFLPFHYEGIRIVKPIPAKFYSYIKRRKQIDSSEIAKFDIKLINENGEVFGEIENYCIKNATNIYKKVRNNSNLNKLYHKVEWVPSLNQLNQLKELKSSGGKILVFKDSNIMSEEIIRTLDSVGMKVIEIELGKHYEQINDQKYRISINELDFEYLKKDLHEEEITHCLFLWSLDNQEIYNENQLQEQINRGINTLFYLIKFIVQIKNKESIQLTIITNHAYSITGDETSIHPHYASIHGLCKAVRYEYPHICIKGVDIDRQVSVEQIAQELTGNQQEFLVAYRDGVRYIEEISTHQLENYSNQEVIIKERGVYIITGGTGGIGLEIGKYLSTQNNVTLILMNRSSFPVREEWHDILTSSKDIKLINKIKKIQEIESLGSSVNLVQCDVSRKEELEINLQGIREKYGKINGIIHSAGVAGEGFILFKDKQIFDEVFMPKVHGTWLLHDLTKQEELDFFIMFSSLTSIFGAPGQSDYTAANAYLDSFADYRRRKGKPATTINWCGWNETGMAVEYGGNNVKGLFKTISSLDGSNSFADILQKDISRILVGEIDMDVLKESLSYVPIKLSDEQKENMEKTDLLQMTNPTPEEIKDIIIVGKDQKVLTETEKRVSYIWANVLGVNELDVYDKFFEIGGDSLLATYLIKELNKKFPNVIDITDVFLYPTICEMASFIDDKLYQNNKVEVKEENKEIAIDEILEKLTSGEIEVNKASELLNSASENK